Proteins found in one Candidatus Binataceae bacterium genomic segment:
- the bamA gene encoding outer membrane protein assembly factor BamA encodes MAVTTIKASIGRAALWSALLALAIVLGLASYGAAQNQTIAKVEIRGNQRVEDAAIMSQISSRAGQPYDPSLANQDVHKIYAMGFFTTVDQIVEPTSNPSQINLVFDVKERPQITDVVWKGMKAMRPTDDKVRDAIKIQVGSIENPVQIRETINGVSQLYQDKGYLDAHIVYKPVMYPNNAAVAEFDVYEGPKVWIKSIEFHGNKAFTSSELKLAMETHTYNRLVSWFTDWGALDQKKLDDDVDRLTAFYYDNGYLKVHIDPPQVVRVGNNINIVITIDEGPPYHVGKIAIVGNLKFSRSDIRKLITLKPGALFRGSDMQRNVLALSDYYSDRGYAYVNVDPRTHLDEPTKRINVTFVINPGHEVLIDRVNITGNTKTSDKVIRREMQVQEQEPYSASAIRASQQRLSRLGFFSDVRITTSPANQPDKINLDVNVAEGNTASFQVSGGFDSFSSLFGTFTIGNTNLFGGGESLILSAQIGFLFQNYSISYGEPWFLDMPLGVNVSLFDNKSVLLSFDQSSAGFSLNTTYPLTELGFKKLGPLSLKDVNVGLGYSFQSIGITGLNQFTTYQIAQFAGYTQTSEILPSIRRFTVDNPTDPRTGTILSFQGQIGGIGGGNYFLRGQWHGRYFYPFIKSPTWGSWVLSQGITFGIGTNLSAGTGGNLPLYDRFFPGGTGNIESVRGYQLYSLGPEVTIYNQAGQPLSVQNVGGSKELIFSNEVTFPILSGLGLRGVTFIDAGQSFLNQQSIDLTELQAAAGFGVRWKSPFGPLALDLAFPINPRPADQTVVFEFGTGSPL; translated from the coding sequence GTGGCAGTAACAACCATCAAGGCGAGCATCGGCCGCGCAGCGCTCTGGTCTGCGCTCCTCGCGCTGGCGATCGTGCTCGGATTGGCGAGCTACGGCGCCGCCCAGAATCAGACCATTGCCAAGGTCGAGATTCGCGGCAATCAGCGTGTCGAAGATGCCGCGATCATGAGCCAGATCAGCTCGCGAGCGGGGCAGCCGTACGATCCGTCCCTGGCCAACCAGGACGTACATAAGATCTACGCGATGGGCTTTTTCACGACCGTCGATCAGATCGTCGAGCCGACCTCGAATCCATCGCAGATCAACCTCGTGTTCGACGTGAAGGAACGTCCCCAAATCACTGACGTCGTATGGAAGGGCATGAAGGCGATGCGTCCGACCGACGACAAGGTCCGCGACGCGATCAAAATCCAGGTCGGCTCGATCGAAAATCCGGTCCAGATCCGCGAGACGATCAACGGCGTCTCGCAGCTCTACCAGGACAAGGGCTACCTCGACGCGCACATCGTCTACAAGCCCGTGATGTATCCGAACAACGCCGCGGTCGCTGAATTCGATGTCTACGAGGGACCAAAAGTCTGGATCAAATCAATCGAGTTCCACGGCAATAAGGCTTTCACTTCGTCCGAACTCAAGCTTGCGATGGAGACGCACACCTACAATCGGCTGGTCAGCTGGTTTACCGATTGGGGGGCGCTCGACCAGAAGAAACTTGACGACGACGTCGATCGCCTGACGGCCTTCTACTACGACAACGGCTATTTGAAGGTTCATATCGATCCGCCGCAGGTCGTGCGCGTCGGCAACAACATCAACATCGTCATCACCATCGACGAGGGACCGCCGTACCACGTCGGCAAGATCGCGATCGTCGGCAACCTCAAGTTCTCGCGCTCCGATATCCGCAAGCTGATCACGCTCAAGCCCGGCGCGCTGTTCCGCGGCTCCGACATGCAGCGCAACGTGCTGGCGCTATCGGACTACTACTCCGATCGCGGCTATGCCTACGTCAATGTCGACCCGCGCACCCATCTTGACGAACCGACCAAACGCATCAACGTGACCTTCGTCATCAACCCGGGTCACGAGGTCCTGATCGATCGCGTCAATATCACCGGCAACACCAAGACCTCCGACAAGGTCATCCGGCGCGAGATGCAGGTGCAGGAGCAGGAGCCCTACTCGGCGTCTGCCATTCGCGCTTCGCAGCAGCGCCTGTCGCGGCTGGGCTTTTTCAGTGACGTGCGCATCACGACCTCGCCCGCCAATCAGCCCGACAAGATTAACCTCGACGTGAACGTGGCCGAGGGCAACACCGCCTCATTCCAGGTCTCGGGCGGATTCGACAGCTTCTCCTCGCTGTTTGGCACGTTCACCATCGGCAATACCAACCTCTTCGGCGGCGGCGAATCGCTGATCCTGAGCGCGCAGATCGGCTTCCTGTTCCAGAACTACAGCATCTCTTATGGCGAGCCGTGGTTCCTCGACATGCCGCTCGGCGTGAATGTCTCGCTGTTCGACAACAAGAGCGTGCTGCTCAGCTTCGATCAGTCTTCGGCGGGCTTCAGCCTCAACACCACCTATCCGCTGACGGAACTCGGCTTTAAGAAGCTCGGCCCGCTGTCGCTCAAGGACGTGAACGTCGGCCTCGGCTACTCGTTTCAGAGCATCGGGATCACCGGTCTGAACCAGTTCACCACCTATCAGATCGCGCAATTCGCGGGCTACACGCAAACCTCGGAAATCCTGCCCAGCATCCGCCGCTTCACGGTCGATAATCCAACCGACCCGCGCACCGGTACCATCCTCAGTTTCCAGGGACAAATCGGCGGCATTGGCGGTGGTAACTACTTCTTGCGCGGCCAATGGCACGGCCGCTATTTCTATCCGTTCATCAAGAGCCCGACCTGGGGAAGCTGGGTTCTATCGCAAGGCATCACTTTCGGTATCGGCACCAACTTGAGCGCCGGCACCGGCGGCAACCTGCCGCTGTATGACCGCTTCTTCCCCGGCGGCACCGGCAATATCGAATCGGTTCGCGGATATCAGCTCTATTCATTGGGACCCGAGGTGACGATCTACAACCAGGCCGGCCAGCCGCTCAGCGTACAGAACGTCGGCGGCAGCAAGGAATTGATCTTCAGCAACGAGGTTACCTTCCCGATCCTTTCGGGCCTCGGCCTGCGCGGCGTCACGTTTATCGATGCCGGTCAGTCGTTCCTTAACCAGCAATCAATCGATCTCACCGAGCTGCAGGCCGCTGCCGGCTTCGGCGTGCGATGGAAATCGCCGTTCGGACCGCTCGCACTTGACCTGGCCTTCCCGATCAACCCGCGTCCGGCCGACCAGACCGTCGTTTTCGAGTTCGGCACCGGATCGCCGCTCTAG
- a CDS encoding ABC transporter permease — MRFEVLIGMRYLRARRRERFVSVIALISLAGVTLGTFVLTVTLAVMSGFQEDLRDRLLAFTPELTIERADGGIFNAADLRKKLEAIPEIIAVAPYVTSQVMAVGSTESGAPGYVSGGILRAVQVSDNNVLTELKRTLESGSLDSLEHTYPVPVVDQGKKRMADLPGAIVGASLASELGLRVNDPMILISPASLANAMGAPRLKRFVVEGFFHSGMFEFDSSLIFVDLKYGRALLADDPQLQSGLEARLHDMFDAPKVRAEVEAMAGPEFKVTDWTEANAPLFSSLKLEKMTDFLVLLLIVLVAAFNIVATLVMVVMERRKEIAILRAMGARAASIASIFLCEGALLGVIGTTLGVGAGFVSSFLIGKYHLIHLPADLFMVSAVPVRLYPLNFILVAVVAILLCVVAALYPALEARSLSPVEVIRYE; from the coding sequence TCGTCCTTACAGTAACACTGGCGGTCATGAGCGGGTTCCAGGAGGATCTCCGCGACCGCCTGCTCGCCTTCACACCGGAACTGACGATTGAGCGCGCCGACGGAGGGATCTTTAACGCCGCCGATCTCAGGAAGAAGCTCGAGGCGATCCCGGAAATCATCGCGGTCGCGCCCTACGTGACGTCGCAAGTGATGGCGGTGGGGTCAACCGAAAGCGGCGCGCCGGGCTACGTCTCGGGGGGCATCCTGCGAGCGGTCCAGGTCAGTGATAACAACGTGCTTACGGAGCTTAAGCGAACGCTCGAGAGCGGCAGCCTCGACAGTCTCGAGCATACGTACCCGGTTCCGGTGGTCGATCAGGGCAAGAAGCGGATGGCCGACTTGCCGGGTGCGATCGTCGGCGCCTCGCTCGCGAGCGAGCTTGGACTTCGCGTCAACGACCCGATGATCCTGATCTCGCCGGCGAGTCTGGCCAATGCGATGGGCGCGCCGCGGCTCAAGCGGTTCGTGGTCGAGGGCTTTTTCCATTCGGGGATGTTTGAATTCGATTCCTCGCTGATATTCGTCGATCTGAAGTATGGCCGCGCGCTTTTGGCCGACGATCCGCAGTTGCAGAGCGGCCTCGAAGCGCGGCTCCACGACATGTTCGACGCGCCGAAAGTCCGCGCCGAAGTGGAAGCGATGGCGGGACCGGAGTTCAAGGTCACCGACTGGACGGAGGCCAACGCGCCGCTGTTTTCATCGCTCAAACTCGAAAAGATGACCGACTTCCTGGTGTTGCTGCTGATCGTGCTGGTGGCGGCATTCAATATCGTCGCAACGCTGGTGATGGTCGTGATGGAGCGGCGCAAGGAGATCGCGATTCTGCGTGCGATGGGCGCACGCGCTGCGTCGATCGCGTCGATTTTTCTGTGCGAAGGGGCGCTGCTCGGCGTGATCGGGACAACGCTCGGCGTTGGCGCGGGCTTTGTGTCATCGTTCCTGATCGGCAAGTATCACCTGATTCATTTGCCAGCCGATCTCTTCATGGTAAGCGCGGTGCCGGTGCGGCTTTATCCACTCAACTTCATACTGGTCGCCGTAGTCGCGATCCTATTGTGCGTCGTGGCCGCGCTTTACCCTGCGCTCGAGGCGCGTTCGCTCTCACCGGTCGAGGTCATTCGTTATGAGTGA
- a CDS encoding ABC transporter ATP-binding protein — protein sequence MSEPAAAQAHLLIEARGVVKKFYDAGREIEVLRGLDLTVDAGEEIAIVGQSGTGKSTLLHVLGSLETPSAGKVLFEGQDLFALDEPALADYRNHKLGFVFQFHYLLADFSALENVMMPALIARMNDEEAEHRAQEILARVGLGDKLHRRPAELSGGEQQRVAVARAVVLRPRLVLADEPTGNLDPHTAEEIHGLFHMLSHELGITLVIATHNERLMRSVGRALRIQEGKLIDEPRS from the coding sequence ATGAGTGAGCCAGCCGCCGCGCAGGCTCATTTACTGATCGAAGCGCGCGGCGTGGTCAAGAAATTCTACGACGCCGGGCGCGAGATCGAAGTGCTGCGCGGCCTCGACCTGACCGTCGATGCAGGCGAGGAAATCGCGATCGTCGGCCAATCGGGCACCGGCAAGTCAACGCTCCTGCACGTGCTCGGCAGTCTTGAGACGCCGAGCGCGGGCAAGGTGCTGTTCGAAGGGCAGGATCTCTTCGCGCTCGACGAACCCGCGCTGGCCGACTATCGCAATCACAAGCTCGGATTCGTGTTTCAGTTTCACTATTTGCTGGCCGATTTCAGCGCGCTCGAAAACGTGATGATGCCGGCGCTGATCGCGCGGATGAACGACGAAGAGGCGGAGCATCGCGCGCAGGAAATCCTCGCCCGCGTGGGACTTGGTGACAAGCTGCATCGCAGGCCGGCCGAGCTGTCGGGTGGTGAGCAGCAGCGCGTTGCGGTCGCGCGAGCGGTGGTGCTCAGGCCGCGGCTCGTGCTCGCCGACGAGCCGACGGGCAATCTCGATCCGCATACGGCCGAGGAGATTCACGGCCTGTTCCATATGCTCAGTCATGAACTGGGAATCACGTTAGTAATCGCGACTCACAACGAACGCTTGATGCGCAGCGTGGGTCGCGCGCTTAGGATCCAGGAAGGAAAACTCATCGACGAGCCACGAAGCTGA
- a CDS encoding OmpH family outer membrane protein, with amino-acid sequence MRQPFIIIGALLIALASAIPARADVKLAYVDVQRALNECDAGKRAKADFQGKVSGLEARLQRQQNDVQALKDEIEKKGMLMNPDQRQNLQDQYMTKLKNFERDYKDSRDELQQKDADVTSRIVHDLAQVIRGIGERDGFTMVLEKGSILWGAPGIDITDEVIRSYNATHVQIGTLGEGGGAASQSYAGASQPSDFGGSIAKKSTISK; translated from the coding sequence ATGAGGCAACCGTTCATAATCATCGGTGCGCTGTTGATCGCGCTCGCATCCGCGATTCCAGCTCGCGCCGATGTGAAACTGGCATACGTGGACGTGCAGCGCGCGCTCAACGAGTGCGATGCGGGCAAGCGGGCCAAGGCGGATTTCCAAGGTAAGGTATCTGGCCTTGAAGCTCGCCTCCAGCGCCAGCAAAACGACGTTCAGGCGCTCAAGGACGAGATCGAAAAGAAAGGGATGCTGATGAATCCCGACCAGCGCCAGAATCTTCAGGACCAGTACATGACCAAGCTCAAGAACTTCGAGCGCGACTACAAGGATTCGCGCGATGAGCTGCAGCAGAAGGACGCCGACGTCACCAGCAGGATCGTCCACGACCTCGCCCAAGTCATCCGCGGTATCGGCGAGCGCGACGGCTTCACGATGGTCCTGGAAAAGGGCTCGATCCTGTGGGGCGCGCCGGGTATCGACATTACCGACGAAGTGATTCGCAGTTACAATGCGACCCACGTTCAGATCGGCACGCTGGGCGAGGGTGGCGGTGCAGCGAGCCAGAGCTACGCGGGCGCGTCGCAGCCCAGCGACTTCGGCGGCAGCATCGCGAAGAAGTCGACAATCTCGAAATAG
- the lpxI gene encoding UDP-2,3-diacylglucosamine diphosphatase LpxI (LpxI, functionally equivalent to LpxH, replaces it in LPS biosynthesis in a minority of bacteria.), protein MNKLGLIAGNGVFPLELAAFARKRNIELIAVAHEKETRPELGQIVDRVVWIKVGELQKIIDTFRNAGVTEAAMAGGISRARLQDSFAPDARALKMLAGLKRFSDDAVLRGVAGEVESEGIAMIDPVPMLPEMLAGEGLLAGSALSDQQSSDLELAFAVARQMGAYDVGQTVAVKHGVVAAVEAVEGTDAALRRAASLVGKDLVIAKAAKPGQDMRFDRPAIGPGTIELLREIGAAVLGIEAHTTLILERERTLEIAAQSGVALIGHA, encoded by the coding sequence GTGAATAAGCTTGGCCTGATCGCCGGCAATGGCGTCTTCCCGCTTGAGCTCGCAGCTTTCGCGCGCAAGCGTAACATCGAGTTGATCGCCGTCGCGCATGAGAAGGAAACCCGCCCCGAGCTCGGCCAGATCGTCGATCGGGTGGTGTGGATCAAGGTCGGCGAGTTGCAGAAGATCATCGACACCTTCCGCAATGCCGGCGTGACCGAAGCCGCGATGGCCGGCGGCATCTCCCGCGCGCGGCTTCAGGATTCGTTCGCGCCCGATGCGCGCGCGCTCAAGATGCTCGCCGGGCTCAAGCGCTTCAGCGACGACGCAGTGCTGCGTGGCGTCGCCGGCGAAGTCGAGAGTGAAGGTATCGCGATGATCGATCCGGTCCCGATGCTGCCCGAGATGCTCGCGGGCGAAGGCCTCCTTGCCGGCAGTGCCCTATCGGATCAGCAATCAAGCGACCTGGAACTTGCCTTCGCGGTTGCGCGCCAAATGGGTGCGTATGACGTGGGCCAGACTGTCGCGGTGAAGCATGGTGTCGTCGCGGCCGTCGAAGCCGTCGAAGGAACCGACGCCGCGCTGCGCCGCGCCGCCTCGCTCGTGGGCAAGGACCTCGTCATCGCCAAGGCCGCGAAGCCCGGGCAGGACATGCGCTTCGATCGCCCTGCGATCGGTCCCGGCACGATCGAACTGCTGCGCGAAATCGGCGCCGCCGTGCTCGGTATCGAAGCCCACACCACATTGATCCTTGAACGCGAGCGAACCCTGGAGATCGCCGCCCAAAGCGGAGTCGCGCTGATCGGCCATGCCTAA
- the fabZ gene encoding 3-hydroxyacyl-ACP dehydratase FabZ has protein sequence MGADERLSELGKILGLLPHRYPFLLVDRILEIDKGRILTLKNVTFNEPFFNGHFPGNPVMPGVLIVEALAQSGALLALNEVPIDSHSFFMLTGLDNVRFRRRVIPGDQLKMEVKIMKYRRPLWRMQAAARVGDELAAEVELSAMEVKG, from the coding sequence GTGGGCGCTGACGAAAGATTGAGCGAGCTCGGCAAGATCCTCGGCCTGCTGCCGCATCGCTATCCGTTTCTGCTCGTCGATCGCATCCTCGAGATCGACAAGGGCCGCATCCTCACGCTCAAAAACGTCACCTTCAACGAGCCCTTCTTCAATGGCCACTTCCCCGGCAATCCCGTGATGCCGGGCGTACTCATCGTCGAGGCGCTGGCGCAATCGGGCGCACTGCTCGCACTCAACGAAGTGCCGATCGACTCGCACAGCTTCTTCATGCTCACCGGGCTCGACAACGTGCGCTTCCGCCGCCGCGTGATCCCGGGCGATCAACTGAAGATGGAAGTGAAGATCATGAAGTACCGGCGCCCGCTATGGCGGATGCAGGCCGCCGCTCGCGTCGGCGATGAACTGGCCGCCGAGGTCGAACTCTCGGCGATGGAAGTGAAGGGGTAG
- the lpxA gene encoding acyl-ACP--UDP-N-acetylglucosamine O-acyltransferase encodes MGPGAVIGPGVKIGAETIVGPYAVIESNTIIGRRNRIYQFASLGTPPQDLKYRGEESTLEIGDDNQIFEFTTLHRGTEGGGMVTRIGNHVMLMNYVHIAHDCQIGDYVVVANSTGIAGHCVLEEWAIVEGMSGVHQFCRIGAHAIVAAGSKLAQDVPPFTMVAGAERARLVGINEIGLARREFKPDTIAALKSAIRTLFYSKLRREEAIEQVLAEHGARPEIKRLINFIKESKRGVVGRERE; translated from the coding sequence ATCGGACCGGGCGCGGTTATCGGACCGGGCGTCAAAATCGGCGCTGAGACCATCGTCGGGCCCTATGCCGTTATCGAAAGCAACACCATCATCGGGCGCCGCAATCGCATCTACCAGTTCGCCTCGCTCGGCACGCCGCCGCAGGATCTGAAATATCGCGGCGAAGAATCGACCCTCGAGATCGGCGACGACAACCAGATCTTCGAGTTCACGACCCTGCATCGCGGCACCGAGGGCGGCGGGATGGTCACGCGCATCGGCAATCACGTGATGCTGATGAACTACGTGCACATCGCTCACGATTGCCAGATCGGCGATTACGTCGTCGTTGCGAACTCGACCGGGATAGCCGGCCATTGCGTACTCGAAGAGTGGGCGATTGTAGAAGGGATGTCCGGCGTTCACCAGTTCTGCCGAATCGGCGCTCACGCGATCGTCGCTGCCGGCAGCAAGCTCGCCCAGGACGTGCCGCCATTTACGATGGTCGCCGGAGCGGAGCGGGCGCGACTGGTAGGTATCAACGAGATCGGACTCGCGCGCCGCGAATTTAAACCCGACACGATCGCCGCGCTCAAGTCCGCGATTCGCACCCTCTTCTATTCGAAGTTGCGCCGCGAAGAGGCGATCGAACAGGTGCTCGCCGAGCATGGCGCGCGCCCCGAAATCAAACGTCTCATCAACTTCATCAAAGAATCCAAACGCGGAGTCGTTGGCCGCGAGCGTGAATAA
- the ilvD gene encoding dihydroxy-acid dehydratase — protein sequence MPQYRSRTTTHGRNMAGARGLWRATGMKDEDFGKPIIAVANSFTQFVPGHVHLKDLGQLVAREIEAAGGVAKEFNTIAVDDGIAMGHSGMLYSLPSREIIADSVEYMVNAHCADALVCISNCDKITPGMLMAALRLNVPAVFVSGGPMEAGKAIIGGKQQSLDLIDAMVQAANPDVSDEDALQYERSACPTCGSCSGMFTANSMNCLTEALGLSLPGNGSTLATHADRKKLFVEAGHRIVDLAKRYYEKNDATALPRTIASFNAFENAMTLDIAMGGSTNTVLHLLAAAHEAQVPFTMADIDRLSRRVPNLCKVAPSTPLFHMEDVHRAGGVVGILGELDRAGLLHRDVPTVHSPTLADALDKWDVRRTADTAVHDFYRAAPGNVPTQIAFSQDKRYPTLDVNREKGCIRDLAHAYSKDGGLAVLYGNIAEEGCIVKTAGVDASLLTFSGPARIFESQDDAVEGILANKIKKGDVVVIRYEGPRGGPGMQEMLYPTSYLKSKGLGKECALITDGRFSGGTSGLCMGHVSPEAADGGAIALIEEGDRIEIDIPNRSMRLDVTAEELARRRRAMEKRGAKAWKPAKRDRHVSQALEAYALFVTSASTGAVRDINAAAKRKPSDLAAAGG from the coding sequence ATGCCGCAATATCGTTCACGCACCACGACTCACGGCCGCAACATGGCGGGCGCGCGCGGACTATGGCGCGCCACCGGTATGAAGGACGAGGACTTCGGCAAACCGATCATCGCCGTCGCCAACTCGTTCACCCAGTTCGTGCCCGGCCACGTCCATTTGAAGGATCTTGGCCAACTCGTCGCGCGCGAGATCGAAGCCGCCGGCGGCGTCGCCAAGGAGTTCAACACCATCGCCGTTGACGACGGGATCGCGATGGGCCACTCCGGGATGCTCTATAGCTTGCCCTCGCGCGAAATCATTGCCGACTCCGTCGAGTACATGGTCAACGCGCACTGCGCCGATGCCCTCGTATGCATCTCAAACTGCGACAAGATCACGCCCGGCATGCTGATGGCGGCGCTGCGCCTCAATGTCCCCGCGGTGTTCGTCTCGGGCGGCCCGATGGAAGCCGGCAAAGCGATCATCGGCGGTAAGCAGCAGTCGCTCGACCTGATCGATGCGATGGTCCAGGCGGCCAATCCCGACGTCTCCGACGAAGATGCGCTGCAATACGAGCGCTCCGCGTGCCCGACCTGCGGCTCGTGCTCCGGGATGTTCACTGCCAACTCGATGAACTGTCTGACCGAGGCGCTCGGCCTGTCGCTGCCCGGCAATGGCTCCACGCTCGCGACCCATGCCGATCGCAAGAAGCTCTTCGTCGAAGCCGGTCATCGAATTGTCGATCTCGCAAAGCGCTACTACGAAAAGAACGACGCGACCGCGCTGCCGCGCACGATCGCGAGCTTCAACGCCTTCGAAAATGCGATGACGCTCGACATCGCCATGGGCGGCTCCACCAACACCGTGCTGCATCTGCTCGCCGCGGCTCACGAGGCGCAGGTGCCGTTCACGATGGCCGATATCGATCGCCTCTCGCGCCGCGTGCCCAACCTCTGCAAGGTCGCACCGAGCACGCCGCTCTTTCACATGGAGGACGTGCATCGTGCGGGCGGTGTTGTCGGAATCCTCGGCGAGCTCGATCGCGCAGGCCTGCTGCATCGCGACGTGCCGACCGTGCATTCGCCCACCCTCGCCGACGCGCTCGACAAATGGGACGTACGTCGCACCGCCGACACTGCCGTTCACGACTTCTATCGAGCCGCGCCCGGCAACGTTCCGACCCAGATCGCATTCAGCCAGGACAAACGCTACCCAACGCTCGACGTGAATCGCGAGAAAGGATGCATCCGCGACCTCGCTCACGCTTACAGCAAGGACGGTGGCCTCGCGGTGCTCTACGGCAATATTGCCGAGGAAGGATGCATCGTTAAGACGGCCGGCGTTGATGCGAGCCTGCTGACCTTCTCCGGTCCGGCGCGAATCTTCGAAAGCCAGGACGACGCCGTCGAAGGAATCCTCGCCAACAAGATCAAGAAAGGCGATGTCGTCGTGATTCGTTACGAAGGTCCGCGCGGCGGCCCCGGCATGCAGGAGATGCTGTATCCGACGAGCTACTTGAAATCGAAGGGCCTCGGCAAAGAATGCGCGCTGATCACCGACGGCCGCTTTTCGGGCGGCACCTCGGGGCTCTGCATGGGTCACGTCTCGCCGGAGGCGGCCGACGGCGGCGCAATTGCGCTGATTGAAGAAGGCGATCGCATCGAGATCGATATTCCCAACCGCTCGATGCGCCTCGACGTGACTGCCGAGGAACTGGCACGGCGTCGCCGGGCGATGGAAAAGCGCGGCGCCAAGGCATGGAAGCCCGCCAAGCGCGATCGTCACGTCTCGCAGGCTCTGGAAGCCTACGCGCTCTTCGTCACCAGCGCCTCGACCGGCGCTGTCCGCGACATCAACGCGGCAGCCAAGCGTAAACCATCTGATCTCGCCGCCGCCGGCGGCTAA
- a CDS encoding Gfo/Idh/MocA family oxidoreductase — MPKLRAAVVGAGRLGSLHARKYAALDAVSVDYIVDLDRDRAAQLAAELGATAIADYRALAGKVDLATVASPGITHHEIASALLASGIDVLLEKPMAATLAQARELAALASRSGRVLQIGHLERFNPAVVHLHSIVKNPRFVECHRLASFTERGTDVDVILDLMVHDLDVILSVAPSEVASLEAVGVAILTDRIDLANARIRFRSGLIANLVTSRVAARRERKIRFFQPDAYISVDYEARRIQIYRKSPAPPGSQFPMISAEQIDLGEADPLADEVRSFVEAVKTRAQPAVSADDGLRVMELTERIKQVMETEAATSS, encoded by the coding sequence ATGCCTAAGCTTCGCGCTGCCGTCGTCGGTGCGGGCCGCCTGGGCTCGCTGCACGCGCGCAAATACGCCGCGCTCGACGCCGTTTCGGTCGATTACATCGTCGATCTGGATCGCGATCGCGCGGCCCAGCTCGCCGCTGAGCTCGGCGCCACGGCGATCGCCGACTACCGCGCGCTGGCGGGAAAAGTTGATCTCGCAACCGTCGCCTCGCCGGGCATAACTCATCACGAGATCGCCAGCGCCCTGCTCGCCTCGGGAATCGACGTGCTGCTCGAAAAGCCGATGGCGGCGACGCTGGCCCAGGCGCGCGAGCTGGCCGCGCTCGCCTCGCGCAGCGGCCGCGTCCTGCAAATCGGCCACCTCGAGCGCTTCAATCCGGCCGTCGTCCACCTTCATTCGATCGTCAAGAATCCGCGCTTCGTCGAATGCCACCGCCTCGCGTCGTTCACCGAGCGCGGCACCGACGTCGACGTGATCCTCGACCTGATGGTCCACGATCTCGACGTGATTCTCTCCGTCGCGCCATCGGAAGTCGCGTCGCTCGAGGCCGTCGGCGTCGCGATTCTCACCGATCGAATCGACCTCGCAAACGCGCGCATCCGCTTCCGGAGCGGCCTTATCGCCAATCTCGTCACAAGCCGCGTCGCCGCACGCCGCGAGCGCAAGATCCGCTTCTTCCAGCCCGACGCATATATTTCGGTCGACTACGAAGCGCGGCGTATCCAGATCTATCGCAAGAGCCCGGCCCCTCCAGGCTCGCAGTTCCCGATGATCTCGGCCGAGCAGATCGACCTCGGCGAAGCCGACCCGCTGGCCGACGAAGTGCGCTCATTCGTCGAAGCCGTGAAAACCCGCGCCCAGCCCGCAGTAAGCGCCGACGACGGCCTGCGCGTAATGGAACTGACCGAGCGCATCAAACAAGTAATGGAAACCGAAGCCGCCACCTCTAGCTGA